In the Mesorhizobium sp. M1D.F.Ca.ET.043.01.1.1 genome, CATCGATCAGGCCGCGATCGACTCGGTGCCGGTCGGCTCGAGCCGCGAGCAGGTGCTGCTGGCGCTTGGCACGCCGTCGACGACGGCGACCTTCGACAACGAGGCCTTCTACTACATCTCGCAGACGCGCAAGCGCTACGTCGCCTTCGACAAGCCGCGTCTGGTCGATCAGCATGTGCTGGCGGTCTATTTCGGCGCCGACAGCCGCGTCACCCAGATCGCCAATTACGGCATGAAGGACGGCAAAATCTTCGACTTCATCTCGAGGACGACGCCGACCGGCGGCAAGGACCAGAACTTCCTCAGCCAGATCATCAACGGCGCCAGCAAGCTGGCGCCCGGCATCCCGGGCGGCGGCACGCCCTGAGGGCCGGCTGCCTGGAATTCAGACAAGCAAGACCCGCCGCATGTTCCGGCGGGTCTTTTGTTTCGACGGGACCGTCGACCAAAAACAAAACCCGCGGAATCGCTCCCGCGGGTTCTCTGTCTTGAAATAAGCGACTTGATCAGCCGTGCGCGAGCACGGCCAACAGCAGCAGCGCCACGATGTTGGTGATTTTGATGGCCGGATTGACCGCCGGGCCGGCGGTGTCCTTGTAGGGATCGCCGACGGTGTCGCCGGTGACCGAGGCCTTGTGCGCCTCGGAGCCCTTGAGGTGCTTGGCGCCGTTCTTGTCGGTGAAACCGTCCTCGAACGACTTCTTGGCGTTGTCCCAGGCGCCGCCGCCGGAGGTCATCGAGATGGCGACGAAGAGGCCGTTGACGATGACGCCGAGCAGCGAGGCGCCGAGCGCGGCGAATGCCGATGCCTTCGAGCCCGAGATCAAGAGCACGCCGAAATAGACGACGAGCGGGGCCAGCACCGGCAGCAGCGACGGGATGATCATTTCCCGGATTGCCGCCCTGGTCAGCAGGTCGACAGCGCGCGCATAGTTCGGCTTCGAGGTGCCGGCCATGATGCCCTTGTCCTCACGGAACTGCTTGCGCACTTCCTCGACGATCGAGCCCGCCGCGCGGCCGACGGCGGTCA is a window encoding:
- a CDS encoding outer membrane protein assembly factor BamE, whose protein sequence is MGALKFKSFLTPVPAGVASLLVAISALSGCNSSKMIGDLSPSETLTQGYVIDQAAIDSVPVGSSREQVLLALGTPSTTATFDNEAFYYISQTRKRYVAFDKPRLVDQHVLAVYFGADSRVTQIANYGMKDGKIFDFISRTTPTGGKDQNFLSQIINGASKLAPGIPGGGTP